DNA sequence from the Candidatus Kryptoniota bacterium genome:
CACACCTTTATACTTTCCGAATTTCATGGAAATATCGACCAGGGTGAATCCACGCCGTTCGAGAAAACTCTTCATCACAGCGTCGATCTTGCTCGCCAGTCGGTTGATAGTCCGGAATTCTTCCGGCGTGAGAATCTGCAAGGCGTACAAATGAGTCTCGTTGACAAGAAAGTCACCGCTTTCATCTTTCAGGAGGTATTCATAGATGGGAAAATCAAGGGGGTGCTTCGCCTTGAAATGTTTGAATCTTTTTGCAAATGCCTGTGACACCAGATTCCGGACAGTGACTTCCACCGGAATTATGCTCAACCGTTTTATGAGAAGTTCATCAGCGGACTGGCTGAAGAAATGCGTAGGAATCTGGTAAGTTTCCAGATAAGCATAAATGAACGCCTGTAATTCTGCGGCGATCTTTGGTCTGTCTTTAATCTTGAAGACTTTTTTTCCGTCAACTGCCAAATCAGGACGAAATTCCGCCAAAAGTATGTCGTCTTGAGGAAGGGAGTAAAGAATTTTTGAACTCCCCTTGGAAAGGATGACACGTTTTTCCTTTTTTGCCAAAAACCCTCCGGTAAAATTCGTAAAATAATAACAAAAAGGGAGGCAAAAGTCAAGGTTCTAACTTATTGATTCTGCGAAAGTTACAATATTTTTCGGGGTCTTTGAAAACACTAAAAATCTGGCGGGTGAAAATTAAGGGCAGTTGAACTTCGATCTTCAAAAAAATCAAAATTCTGGCACTCTAAGAGATTCCGGACGGCGAAAGAAATCTGAAGCCAGAGGGGTTCAGCTACTCGGCCAAGCAGCAGCATCCACCCACCAAATCAAATCACCGTGAGACGGCTTGATTCCCGCGGAGGGGCACAAATGATGATCAGTTGAAGGCGTCACCGCCGCTCGAAGTGCCTCCCGCTTGCCCGCACCGGCAACCAGGAAAAATATGTTTCGCGAAGAGTTGAGGGGAGGATAAGTAAGCGTAATTCGGGTCGGAGGCAGAGCTGTGGTGCTTACTGGGACGACCCATCGATCCGTTTCGTCAAGCGCGGGTGAATACGGAAATAGCGACGCGGTGTGACCTTCCTTCCCCATTCCAAGTAATGCAAGTGTGAACGTATTTTCGGTCCCCGGGAAAAACTCACGCACCTCGCGCTCGTATGCAACTGCGGCTTTCTCAGCGTCAGGAAAATTTGTGCGAATAGGATGAACATTTTCTCTCGGGATGGGTACGGCCTCTAACAAAGTTTCCCTGGCCATCCGAAAATTACTTTGCAGGTCATCTTGAGAGATATAACGTTCATCTCCGAAAAAAATA
Encoded proteins:
- a CDS encoding phosphoribosylaminoimidazolesuccinocarboxamide synthase, translated to MAKKEKRVILSKGSSKILYSLPQDDILLAEFRPDLAVDGKKVFKIKDRPKIAAELQAFIYAYLETYQIPTHFFSQSADELLIKRLSIIPVEVTVRNLVSQAFAKRFKHFKAKHPLDFPIYEYLLKDESGDFLVNETHLYALQILTPEEFRTINRLASKIDAVMKSFLERRGFTLVDISMKFGKYKGVVMLGDEISPENMTAIDNPTGEEISVFSARDSREASKQYQLVYDRILPSASRKA
- the pgl gene encoding 6-phosphogluconolactonase is translated as MHGLNGEIKSFRNLEDLSAAAADRIVEIIHEVVSKEGVFSLALSGGSTPKTLYKFLSTTRRDVIPWDRIHIFFGDERYISQDDLQSNFRMARETLLEAVPIPRENVHPIRTNFPDAEKAAVAYEREVREFFPGTENTFTLALLGMGKEGHTASLFPYSPALDETDRWVVPVSTTALPPTRITLTYPPLNSSRNIFFLVAGAGKREALRAAVTPSTDHHLCPSAGIKPSHGDLIWWVDAAAWPSS